The Micavibrio sp. TMED2 genome has a window encoding:
- a CDS encoding thiol oxidoreductase, producing MFSWPRHICRNATSGNVQRRVFAVRFLLSLAVSGGLAGLGYMASTPSLQAATSRFVHPITEPTDDFSKAERYEAMAGGAGTFTGTAERNAFSQPADNVSFGERARFNIGNAIFRRPWVSAPSSTKSADGLGPLFNARACQHCHLKDGRGHPPAANFPDDDAISMLMRISVPPRSDAERQRLADGTIASIPDPVYGGQVQDLAVQGLQPEAKIHTIWHEEMVTLGDGTAVSLRRPEYSLDHLAYGPHDPELMMSVRMATPMIGLGLLEAVPDETILALADPDDADGDGISGRPNRVWSNVEQRFGLGRFGWKATQLSLMDQNADAFNGDIGMSSFARHAAYGDCTEAQADCRNAPHGDTLADDTPGPEITDELMEQLLFYTRSLAVPVRRNVQHPDVLRGKKLFYEARCTGCHNPKFVTRDDAAEAIFSHQLIWPYTDMLLHDMGEGLSDNRPVAQASGQEWRTPPLWGIGLTEAVSDHTYFLHDGRARSLTEAILWHGGEAQGPRDAFAAMNADDRAALLLFLNSL from the coding sequence ATGTTTTCGTGGCCAAGGCATATTTGTCGGAATGCGACGTCTGGCAATGTCCAACGTCGGGTATTTGCCGTCAGGTTTCTGTTGTCTCTGGCTGTTAGCGGCGGTCTTGCCGGGCTGGGCTATATGGCGAGTACACCGTCGCTGCAGGCCGCGACCAGCCGTTTCGTGCATCCGATTACCGAGCCGACCGATGATTTCAGCAAGGCCGAGCGCTATGAGGCTATGGCCGGTGGTGCCGGTACCTTTACCGGTACTGCCGAGCGCAATGCCTTCTCCCAACCCGCGGACAATGTAAGTTTTGGAGAGCGCGCCCGGTTCAATATCGGCAATGCGATCTTTCGCCGCCCATGGGTTTCGGCACCTTCGTCAACCAAGAGCGCCGATGGTCTGGGGCCATTGTTCAATGCCCGTGCCTGTCAGCACTGTCACCTGAAGGATGGTCGGGGGCATCCACCGGCGGCCAACTTTCCGGATGATGATGCGATTTCCATGCTGATGCGGATCAGCGTGCCACCGCGCAGTGATGCAGAACGCCAGCGCCTCGCCGATGGCACGATTGCCAGCATTCCCGATCCGGTCTATGGCGGGCAGGTTCAGGATCTGGCGGTACAGGGTCTGCAGCCGGAGGCCAAGATCCATACCATCTGGCACGAGGAAATGGTCACTCTTGGCGATGGCACAGCGGTCAGTCTGCGCCGCCCGGAGTACAGTCTCGATCATCTAGCCTATGGCCCCCATGATCCTGAGCTTATGATGTCGGTACGCATGGCGACGCCGATGATCGGGCTGGGGTTGCTCGAGGCAGTGCCGGATGAGACGATCCTCGCGCTGGCCGATCCCGATGACGCCGATGGGGATGGTATCTCTGGTCGCCCGAACCGTGTCTGGAGCAATGTCGAGCAGCGCTTCGGCCTTGGTCGTTTCGGCTGGAAGGCAACCCAGCTCAGCCTGATGGATCAGAATGCCGATGCCTTCAACGGCGATATCGGCATGTCATCCTTTGCCAGACACGCCGCCTATGGTGATTGCACCGAGGCGCAGGCCGATTGCCGGAATGCACCGCATGGAGACACGCTTGCGGATGACACGCCGGGACCGGAGATCACCGATGAACTGATGGAGCAGCTGCTGTTCTACACCCGCAGTCTGGCTGTGCCGGTGCGCCGGAATGTGCAGCACCCTGACGTACTGCGTGGCAAGAAGCTGTTCTATGAGGCTCGTTGCACCGGGTGCCACAACCCCAAATTCGTCACCCGTGACGATGCTGCCGAAGCGATCTTCAGCCACCAGTTGATTTGGCCCTATACCGACATGCTGCTCCATGACATGGGCGAGGGACTGTCGGATAATCGCCCGGTGGCGCAGGCATCGGGGCAGGAATGGCGAACACCGCCGCTATGGGGTATCGGCCTGACCGAGGCGGTCAGCGACCACACCTATTTCCTGCATGATGGCCGAGCGCGCAGCCTGACCGAAGCGATCCTCTGGCATGGTGGTGAGGCGCAAGGACCTCGCGATGCGTTTGCCGCCATGAATGCCGATGATCGTGCCGCCCTGCTTTTGTTCCTGAACTCACTCTGA
- a CDS encoding citryl-CoA lyase codes for MSADNGKQSDAGTEFRDWWQTGIIDMEPGKINLRGYPVQSLIGELSFVQMIWLMVRGEVPDEKQAALLEAALVAAVDHGPLAPSIATARMAMTCGIGINSAMASAINVLGDVHGGAGQGALEIYLEILGHMDAGESLDAAVDRALAPRLAEKQIIPGFGHRFHPIDPRTPRLFELCDKAVADGVIGGRFVAIGKAVEAWLEKAKGRHLPMNIDGVTAVIYGELGFEPDMARGLFILSRSVGILAHAYEQKQQGGRIKGPVNPKLSYKYTGPGEREL; via the coding sequence ATGAGTGCAGATAACGGCAAACAATCGGACGCAGGCACGGAGTTCCGTGACTGGTGGCAGACCGGTATCATCGATATGGAACCGGGCAAGATCAACCTGCGCGGCTATCCGGTACAAAGCCTGATTGGTGAGTTGAGCTTCGTTCAGATGATCTGGCTGATGGTGCGCGGCGAGGTACCCGATGAGAAACAGGCGGCCCTGCTTGAGGCAGCGCTTGTCGCCGCCGTCGACCACGGACCGCTGGCGCCCTCCATCGCCACGGCGCGGATGGCAATGACCTGCGGGATTGGTATCAACAGCGCGATGGCCTCGGCGATCAATGTGCTCGGCGATGTGCATGGCGGTGCCGGGCAGGGGGCGCTTGAGATTTACCTCGAAATCCTCGGCCATATGGATGCCGGGGAAAGCCTTGATGCTGCCGTTGATCGGGCGCTGGCACCGCGTCTGGCGGAGAAACAGATCATCCCCGGCTTTGGTCATCGCTTCCATCCTATCGACCCGCGGACACCGCGCCTGTTTGAACTCTGTGACAAGGCTGTGGCCGATGGTGTTATCGGCGGTCGGTTCGTTGCGATCGGCAAGGCGGTCGAGGCATGGCTTGAGAAAGCCAAAGGCCGCCACCTGCCGATGAATATCGACGGTGTGACGGCGGTGATTTACGGCGAGTTGGGCTTTGAGCCGGATATGGCACGCGGGCTGTTTATCCTGTCACGGTCGGTCGGCATTCTGGCGCATGCCTATGAACAGAAACAACAGGGTGGCCGGATCAAAGGCCCGGTCAACCCGAAGCTGTCCTACAAATACACAGGTCCCGGCGAGCGGGAACTCTGA
- a CDS encoding transcriptional regulator has protein sequence MGDTLTRDSFLRNLILKLAESLEDVVGPEDAEGYVSIVGAQIGEEINALYKYEKATERFDRQQVAEVLVDLKRRINGDFFIVNINEDEIVLGNRTCPFGASVEGKQSLCMMTSNVFGTIASEHLGYARVHLPETIASGCKECRVVVSLRKGEGPGREYYRVSDE, from the coding sequence ATGGGCGATACGCTCACAAGAGACAGTTTTCTGCGTAATCTGATCCTGAAGTTGGCCGAAAGCCTCGAGGATGTGGTCGGACCAGAGGATGCCGAGGGCTATGTCAGCATTGTCGGCGCGCAGATCGGCGAGGAAATCAACGCCCTCTACAAGTATGAAAAGGCAACCGAGCGTTTCGATCGGCAGCAGGTGGCCGAGGTTCTGGTTGACCTCAAGCGGCGGATCAATGGCGATTTCTTTATTGTCAATATTAACGAGGACGAGATCGTCCTCGGCAATCGCACCTGTCCCTTCGGGGCGTCGGTTGAGGGCAAACAGTCGCTTTGCATGATGACCTCAAATGTATTTGGCACGATTGCTTCCGAGCATCTGGGCTATGCGCGGGTGCATCTGCCTGAAACAATAGCTTCCGGTTGCAAGGAATGTCGGGTTGTAGTCTCTCTCAGGAAGGGTGAGGGGCCGGGCCGGGAATATTACAGGGTATCCGATGAGTAA
- a CDS encoding MarR family transcriptional regulator, protein MGSESGDITMTQTTDSKLQTLDAQLCFALYSTQLGLNKVYRGLLKDLNLTYPQYLVMLVLWEKDGVNVSEICDRLFLETTTLTPLLKRLEARGLIKRTRSIEDERQVIVTLTGEGQELKATASHIPACVGEAMDCSLTEIADLRDRLNEVRASLFKSAS, encoded by the coding sequence ATGGGGTCAGAGAGTGGAGACATAACGATGACCCAAACCACAGACAGCAAACTTCAGACCCTCGATGCACAACTGTGCTTCGCCCTTTATTCAACCCAGCTGGGCCTGAATAAAGTCTATCGCGGTCTGTTGAAGGACCTGAATCTGACCTATCCGCAGTATCTGGTCATGCTGGTCCTGTGGGAGAAGGACGGCGTGAATGTCTCCGAAATCTGTGACCGTTTGTTTCTGGAGACGACGACCCTGACTCCCCTGCTCAAACGACTGGAAGCGCGTGGTTTGATCAAGCGCACCCGCTCGATTGAGGATGAGCGTCAGGTGATTGTCACCCTGACCGGGGAAGGTCAGGAGCTGAAAGCAACCGCATCACATATCCCTGCCTGTGTCGGGGAAGCGATGGACTGTTCACTGACAGAAATCGCCGACCTCCGGGACAGGTTGAACGAGGTACGGGCCAGTCTATTTAAGTCAGCATCATGA
- a CDS encoding TRAP transporter permease DctQ: MLFAAKAITATNRFLFQLTKWAVYVIAGLMLYEVIARYSFEHPTSWAPELATLIFGPFFLLGGPYLLHLGGHVAVDIVSSRATGWLKLVLDIVGMLLVLAFGIILVRYSIDPVLQSYEYNETSYSGWNPIIWPTKAFLPLATALIGLQALAEIILAIGNFRNPPDKPTVTEEAPAIAEPEPEIGNTTIQAGTA; the protein is encoded by the coding sequence ATGTTATTCGCAGCGAAGGCAATCACCGCCACCAACCGGTTCCTGTTCCAGCTTACCAAATGGGCGGTATACGTGATCGCGGGGCTGATGCTGTATGAGGTGATTGCCCGCTACAGTTTTGAGCATCCGACCTCATGGGCCCCGGAGCTGGCGACCCTGATCTTCGGTCCATTCTTCCTGCTTGGCGGCCCCTATCTGCTGCATCTCGGCGGTCACGTTGCAGTTGATATCGTCTCATCCCGCGCCACCGGCTGGCTGAAACTGGTGCTCGACATTGTCGGCATGCTGCTGGTGCTCGCCTTCGGGATCATTCTGGTGCGCTACAGCATCGATCCGGTCCTGCAATCCTATGAATACAACGAGACAAGCTATTCCGGCTGGAACCCGATCATCTGGCCGACCAAGGCGTTCCTGCCGCTGGCAACGGCCCTGATTGGCCTGCAGGCACTCGCCGAAATCATTCTGGCCATCGGCAATTTCAGAAACCCGCCTGACAAACCGACGGTAACCGAAGAGGCACCGGCAATCGCCGAGCCGGAACCGGAGATTGGTAACACCACTATTCAGGCAGGCACCGCATAA
- a CDS encoding alpha/beta hydrolase, giving the protein MSNEDRNITSTSAILAHPFGKPSNDLTAGSPGIEHTTQSFLEALAAGGGPAMETLSPQEARQVLIGAQADDDNLLAPADVSEKIITVDGEEISLTIVRPENAESGRPAFMFFHGGGWILGDYPTHERFVRDLVADTGYTAIFVNYDPSPEARYPVAINQAYAATKWVAEHGAEIGVDGARLAVVGNSVGGNMAAVTALKAKLEGGPELKAQILFWPVTNADFDSASYKEFADGHFLTRNMMKWFWDAYTTDPAERAEITASPLQADRAQLAGLPPTLVITAEKDVLRDEGEAYARKLDAAGVTVTATRYNGMIHDFGLLNALSRVPATRAALHQAAEQLKLYLED; this is encoded by the coding sequence ATGAGCAATGAAGATCGGAATATCACCAGTACAAGCGCCATTCTGGCCCACCCTTTTGGCAAACCATCCAATGACCTGACGGCAGGCAGCCCCGGCATTGAGCATACAACCCAGTCGTTTCTGGAGGCACTTGCGGCAGGCGGTGGTCCTGCAATGGAAACCCTGTCCCCACAGGAAGCCCGGCAGGTGCTGATCGGTGCACAAGCCGATGATGACAACCTGCTGGCCCCCGCCGATGTTTCAGAAAAGATTATCACGGTCGATGGAGAGGAAATCAGCCTGACCATTGTACGGCCCGAGAATGCCGAAAGCGGACGCCCGGCCTTCATGTTCTTCCATGGCGGCGGCTGGATACTTGGCGACTACCCGACCCATGAACGCTTCGTACGCGATCTGGTTGCCGATACCGGCTATACCGCAATCTTCGTCAACTATGATCCATCACCGGAAGCACGCTATCCGGTTGCGATCAACCAGGCCTATGCCGCAACAAAATGGGTTGCAGAACATGGTGCCGAGATCGGTGTCGATGGTGCCCGGCTTGCCGTGGTCGGCAACAGTGTCGGCGGCAATATGGCAGCCGTCACCGCCCTGAAGGCAAAGCTGGAGGGTGGCCCGGAACTGAAGGCACAAATTCTGTTCTGGCCGGTCACCAATGCCGATTTCGACAGCGCTTCATACAAGGAATTTGCCGATGGGCACTTCCTGACCCGCAACATGATGAAGTGGTTCTGGGATGCCTATACCACCGACCCTGCGGAACGGGCCGAGATCACCGCCTCGCCATTGCAGGCAGATCGCGCGCAACTGGCGGGCCTGCCACCAACACTGGTGATTACAGCAGAGAAGGATGTCTTACGTGATGAAGGTGAGGCCTATGCCCGCAAGCTTGATGCGGCTGGCGTGACCGTCACGGCAACCCGGTACAACGGCATGATCCACGATTTCGGTCTGCTCAACGCCCTCAGCCGTGTACCCGCAACCAGAGCAGCCCTGCATCAGGCGGCTGAACAGTTGAAACTCTATCTGGAAGACTGA
- a CDS encoding peptidase, producing the protein MKQQIMAGLIGLAASVTFGATAVANPDYRGVSENYANIAHAMYGDALITANKLKTAVDALVADPSPATLAYARGSWLAARVPYQQTEGYRFGNAMVDDWEGRVNAWPLDEGLIDYVDSDSYGAESDTNRLYTANVIANKSLRFGGETVDATEITPALLQDSLHEADNIEANVATGYHAIEFLLWGQDLNGTEAGAGNRPYTDFDTANCTGGNCDRRIAYLQAATDLLIADLEEMVEAWDQNGAARLAVTEADGPDALATIITGLGSLSYGELAGERMQLGLLLNDPEEEHDCFADNTHNSHYYDQAGMQAIYTGRYTRVDGRQVSGPSVASVVAEANPELNRDVLTALSNTHDKMDVMKAAADGGMAYDQMLASDNPVGNAIVQDVIDALTAQAKQFEAVVAALGLNVSEFEGSDSLDDPNAVFQ; encoded by the coding sequence ATGAAACAACAGATCATGGCGGGGCTGATCGGCCTTGCTGCCTCAGTCACCTTTGGCGCAACCGCCGTCGCAAACCCTGATTACCGTGGCGTGTCAGAGAACTATGCCAATATTGCCCACGCCATGTATGGCGATGCCCTGATCACCGCCAACAAGCTGAAAACGGCGGTTGATGCACTGGTTGCCGACCCGTCACCGGCCACGCTTGCCTATGCTCGCGGTTCATGGTTGGCGGCACGGGTGCCATACCAGCAGACCGAGGGCTACCGTTTCGGCAACGCCATGGTCGATGACTGGGAGGGCCGCGTGAATGCCTGGCCACTCGATGAAGGTCTGATCGATTATGTGGATAGCGACAGCTATGGCGCCGAGAGCGATACCAACCGCCTCTACACCGCCAATGTGATTGCCAACAAGTCCCTGCGTTTTGGCGGCGAGACCGTTGATGCGACGGAGATTACCCCGGCACTGCTGCAGGACAGCCTGCATGAGGCCGACAATATCGAGGCCAATGTCGCGACCGGTTACCATGCAATCGAGTTTCTGCTCTGGGGTCAGGATCTGAATGGTACCGAGGCCGGTGCCGGTAATCGTCCCTATACCGATTTCGACACTGCAAACTGCACCGGTGGTAATTGTGACCGCCGTATCGCCTATCTGCAGGCGGCAACCGATCTGCTGATTGCCGATCTTGAAGAGATGGTTGAGGCCTGGGATCAGAATGGTGCAGCCCGTCTCGCGGTGACGGAAGCCGATGGCCCGGATGCGCTGGCAACTATTATCACCGGGCTTGGCTCGCTGTCCTATGGCGAGCTGGCGGGTGAGCGGATGCAGCTCGGCCTGCTGCTCAACGATCCCGAGGAAGAGCACGACTGTTTTGCCGATAACACCCATAACAGCCATTACTACGATCAGGCCGGGATGCAGGCGATCTATACCGGTCGCTATACCCGGGTTGATGGCCGTCAGGTCTCCGGCCCGTCAGTGGCATCGGTTGTGGCGGAAGCCAACCCAGAGCTGAACCGCGATGTGCTGACCGCCCTGTCCAATACCCATGACAAGATGGATGTCATGAAGGCGGCTGCCGATGGCGGCATGGCATACGATCAGATGCTGGCCTCTGACAACCCTGTCGGCAATGCGATCGTACAGGATGTGATCGACGCTCTGACCGCACAGGCGAAGCAGTTCGAAGCAGTGGTTGCTGCCCTCGGCCTGAATGTCAGCGAGTTTGAAGGCTCGGACAGCCTCGACGATCCGAATGCTGTCTTCCAGTAA
- a CDS encoding TRAP transporter permease DctM/Q, which yields MESSLTLILMFASLILLMLTGTGLAFVLGAIAFLATIFTLGPQALIVAVLNTFETMTSEALMAIPLYVLMATILQKSQIIDDLYNAMEKWFGNLVGGLAVGTIIICTIMAAMTGIVGAAVAAMGILALPSMLARRYDEPLALGAICAGGTLGILIPPSVVTIVYAITAQISIGQMFIAGIVPGIILATAYCLYILIRARLNPSLAPAPENVDDVTWRDKLLSLKTLILPTLVIFSVLGSIYMGFATPTEAAAVGVFGALISAAVSGRFKIKILNDAATDTLRVTAMILWITIGARAFISVFVASGGADSVLNFVEDMEASRWIVLCAMLGVLIFLGLFLDEIGIILLCVPVFLPIVKTMGFDPLWFGVLFMITAQMAYITPPFGYTLFYLKGVLPPEIGIEKVYKGVIPFFLIQVLILILFAIFPDIVTWLPELAAARLR from the coding sequence ATGGAATCCTCACTGACCCTGATCCTGATGTTTGCCTCGCTGATCCTGCTGATGCTGACCGGTACCGGCCTTGCCTTCGTGCTCGGTGCCATCGCATTTCTGGCGACCATCTTTACCCTCGGCCCGCAGGCGCTGATCGTTGCGGTTCTCAATACCTTCGAGACCATGACCTCGGAAGCGCTGATGGCCATTCCGCTCTATGTGCTGATGGCGACGATTCTGCAGAAATCGCAGATCATCGACGACCTCTACAACGCTATGGAGAAGTGGTTCGGCAATCTGGTCGGTGGCCTCGCCGTTGGCACGATTATCATCTGCACCATCATGGCAGCCATGACCGGCATTGTCGGTGCCGCCGTCGCCGCCATGGGTATCCTCGCCCTGCCCTCGATGCTGGCACGCCGCTATGACGAGCCGCTGGCACTTGGTGCGATCTGTGCCGGGGGCACGCTGGGCATCCTTATCCCGCCCTCGGTCGTGACCATCGTCTATGCGATCACGGCACAAATCTCGATCGGGCAAATGTTCATCGCCGGCATTGTGCCCGGCATCATTCTGGCGACCGCTTATTGCCTCTACATCCTGATCCGGGCGCGACTCAATCCATCACTGGCGCCAGCACCGGAGAATGTGGACGACGTAACCTGGCGGGATAAACTGCTGTCACTCAAAACCCTGATCCTGCCAACACTGGTAATCTTCAGTGTACTGGGCTCGATCTATATGGGCTTCGCCACCCCGACCGAGGCTGCCGCTGTTGGCGTATTCGGTGCTTTGATTTCTGCAGCAGTAAGCGGACGCTTCAAGATCAAGATACTCAACGATGCAGCAACCGACACGCTGCGCGTGACCGCCATGATCCTGTGGATCACCATTGGCGCCCGTGCCTTTATCTCGGTCTTCGTTGCCAGCGGCGGTGCTGATTCCGTGCTCAACTTCGTCGAGGATATGGAGGCATCACGCTGGATCGTACTCTGTGCCATGCTGGGCGTGCTGATCTTCCTCGGCCTGTTTCTGGACGAGATCGGCATTATCCTGCTCTGCGTGCCCGTCTTCCTGCCGATCGTGAAGACCATGGGCTTTGATCCGCTCTGGTTTGGCGTGCTGTTCATGATTACGGCACAGATGGCCTATATCACCCCGCCATTCGGCTACACCCTGTTCTACCTGAAAGGGGTGCTGCCACCGGAAATCGGCATCGAGAAGGTCTATAAGGGCGTGATCCCGTTCTTCCTGATTCAGGTGCTGATCCTGATCCTGTTCGCGATCTTCCCGGACATTGTCACCTGGCTGCCTGAACTCGCCGCCGCCCGCCTGCGCTGA
- a CDS encoding DNA polymerase III subunit epsilon yields MAETSDQDGQTMSSPGGKPVVLITGAAGSIGRALCDALTDRYDVVGLDIECDGTDFPCLEMDITNPASVELALTKVAEQFGTSFAAVIHLAAYFDFTGKDHPMYQAVNVDGTRHLVRALQHYTVERFIYSGTMLVHEPVKPGELITEEQPIAPKWAYPQSKAAAEEVIRNEAGDMPYTLLHLAGLYDDKTAVPTLSNQIARIYERELKSHVYAGDFSAGQSMLHREDMINAMQRVVDRRQELPEQTTILIGEPEGVSYERLQERIGNLIHGEKEWRTISLPQPLAKLGSAVEVASEPVVPDAIDDGEKPFIRPFMIDMAEDHYALDIARARDLLGWEPKHNLHDDLESLIATLKDDAHGWYQANGITPPPWLRHAEEHGDDGETVRSNHERLYRHQHQQNLWAHFLNMGVGSWLITAPLLMGYETTAMTVSDIVSGIALIIFSFISLSWRMGWARWASAIIGCWLLMAPLVFWAPSALAYHSGTLCGMLAIGLAVLTRPAPGVSAVASQTGPTIPPGWDFSPSDWLQRLPIILLAFIGLHVSRYLAAYQLGYIDTVWEPFFTGPASPEKNGTEEIITSSVSEAWPVPDAGLGAVTYMLEILIGFIGSRQRWRTMPWLVLIFGIMIVPLGAVSITFIIIQPIILDTWCTLCLIAASAMLLQIPYSLDELVATTQFLIRRKTQGHSLLRTLFVGDTDDGRDELPPENEFTATPLAIIKDTWTGGISLPWTLALTMLVGIWLMFTRLTLDSSGDMANAEHLIGAMVLTVAVTAMADVARPVRFLNILFAAGLLIVPFVYGITGLHLVATIVAGIAIILLSLPKGRITGSYGSYSRFIV; encoded by the coding sequence ATGGCAGAAACCTCTGATCAAGACGGGCAAACGATGAGCAGTCCCGGCGGTAAACCCGTTGTCCTCATTACCGGCGCTGCCGGTTCCATTGGACGCGCCCTGTGCGATGCTCTGACCGATCGCTATGATGTTGTCGGATTGGACATAGAATGCGATGGCACGGATTTCCCCTGCCTTGAAATGGACATCACCAATCCCGCATCAGTTGAACTGGCCCTGACAAAAGTTGCAGAGCAATTCGGCACGTCATTTGCCGCCGTCATCCATCTGGCAGCCTATTTTGATTTCACCGGCAAGGACCATCCGATGTATCAGGCGGTCAATGTCGACGGCACCCGGCATCTGGTCCGGGCACTGCAGCACTACACAGTTGAGCGGTTCATCTATTCCGGCACGATGCTTGTGCATGAACCCGTCAAACCAGGGGAACTGATTACCGAAGAGCAGCCGATAGCCCCGAAATGGGCCTACCCGCAATCCAAGGCAGCAGCAGAGGAGGTCATCCGGAACGAGGCTGGCGACATGCCCTATACATTGCTGCATCTGGCCGGGCTTTATGATGACAAAACCGCCGTTCCGACCCTGTCAAACCAGATTGCGCGGATTTATGAACGGGAACTCAAATCCCATGTCTATGCCGGTGACTTTTCTGCAGGCCAGTCGATGCTGCATCGCGAGGATATGATCAATGCCATGCAGCGGGTTGTTGACCGGCGACAGGAGCTGCCCGAACAAACCACCATCCTGATTGGCGAGCCGGAAGGTGTCAGCTATGAACGGCTGCAGGAGCGTATCGGCAATCTCATTCATGGCGAGAAGGAATGGCGGACCATTTCCCTGCCCCAACCGCTGGCCAAACTGGGATCGGCGGTTGAGGTTGCCTCCGAACCCGTCGTGCCCGATGCGATTGATGATGGCGAAAAGCCCTTTATCCGCCCGTTCATGATCGACATGGCCGAGGATCATTATGCTCTCGACATAGCACGGGCGCGCGACCTGCTTGGCTGGGAACCGAAACACAATCTCCATGATGATCTGGAGTCGTTGATCGCGACCCTGAAGGACGATGCCCATGGCTGGTATCAGGCGAATGGCATTACCCCACCCCCATGGCTGCGGCATGCAGAAGAACATGGTGATGATGGTGAAACGGTGCGCAGCAACCACGAGCGCCTCTATCGCCATCAACATCAGCAGAATCTCTGGGCGCATTTCCTGAATATGGGTGTGGGCAGCTGGCTGATCACCGCACCGCTGCTCATGGGTTATGAAACCACCGCGATGACCGTTAGTGACATTGTATCCGGCATCGCACTCATCATTTTCAGCTTTATCTCACTGTCATGGCGCATGGGCTGGGCCCGATGGGCATCGGCAATCATTGGCTGCTGGCTGTTGATGGCACCGCTGGTTTTCTGGGCGCCATCGGCACTTGCCTATCACAGTGGCACCCTGTGCGGCATGCTGGCGATCGGCCTGGCGGTATTGACAAGACCGGCACCGGGTGTTTCAGCCGTTGCCAGCCAGACCGGCCCGACCATTCCACCCGGTTGGGACTTTTCTCCATCAGACTGGCTGCAACGCCTGCCGATTATCCTGCTGGCCTTCATCGGCCTGCATGTCTCGCGGTATCTCGCAGCCTATCAGCTCGGCTATATCGATACGGTCTGGGAGCCGTTTTTCACCGGCCCGGCAAGCCCTGAGAAGAACGGAACCGAGGAAATCATCACGTCCAGCGTATCGGAAGCATGGCCGGTGCCCGATGCCGGGCTCGGAGCGGTTACCTACATGCTGGAGATCCTGATCGGCTTCATCGGGTCACGCCAGCGCTGGCGCACGATGCCCTGGCTGGTACTGATCTTTGGCATCATGATTGTGCCACTGGGTGCGGTCTCGATAACCTTTATCATCATCCAGCCGATCATACTGGATACCTGGTGCACCCTCTGCCTGATTGCGGCATCGGCCATGCTGTTGCAGATCCCCTATTCGCTTGATGAGCTTGTTGCCACTACCCAGTTCCTGATCCGGCGTAAAACCCAGGGACACAGTCTGCTGCGCACGCTGTTTGTCGGCGATACCGATGACGGTCGGGATGAGCTGCCACCGGAAAACGAGTTCACCGCCACACCACTGGCGATCATCAAGGATACCTGGACAGGTGGCATCAGTCTGCCATGGACACTTGCTCTGACCATGCTGGTGGGTATCTGGCTGATGTTTACCCGGCTGACACTTGACAGCAGTGGAGACATGGCCAATGCCGAGCATCTGATCGGGGCAATGGTCCTGACCGTGGCCGTGACGGCAATGGCAGATGTTGCCCGTCCGGTAAGGTTCCTCAACATCCTGTTCGCCGCGGGTCTGCTGATCGTGCCCTTCGTGTATGGCATTACCGGATTGCATCTGGTCGCAACCATAGTCGCGGGAATTGCCATCATTCTGCTCAGCCTTCCCAAGGGTCGCATTACCGGCAGCTATGGCAGCTACAGCCGATTTATCGTTTGA